The Microcystis aeruginosa NIES-843 sequence GCTAAACTTGCCCTCGTTCATGCGGGAAAAGGTACTGATACCGGATTCCCAAAAGGGGCGGATTAGGGTATAAATATAAAATGAGAATCAAGTAACAATCTTTTAAGCACTGACCGAGGAGAAGGAAATCTATGGACTGGAGAGTGTTAATCGTTTTAACCCCTTTGCTTATTGCTGGTGGCTGGGCTGTCTTCAATATCGGCGCTGCCGCTCTTAGACAAGCTCAACAGTTTCTCAGCAAACAAAGTTAATAAAAGTTTATAATTTTTAGTAAAACCGACCGCCTAGGCGATCGGTTTTTAATTTTTTCTTATCCAGCGATCGCTGATTGGGGTGTAGGGTGTAGGGTGTAGGGTGTGGGGTGTAGGGTGTGGGGTGTAGGGTGTAGGGTGTAGGGTGTAGGGTGTAGGGTGTAGGGTGTAAGATGATGGGGAAATGGGGGAATTATGAATTATGAATTATGAATGATAACTGATAACTGATAAGTACCTAAGCAAAATTAATTACACATTTCGATCAAGCTTTTGCCTTTTGCCTCTTGCCTTTTGCCTATCCTAACCAAGAAATTAATTTTGCACGACTACTTAACTGAATTGTCATCTCGACTAGGAAACTAATTTTACACTAATACCTAACCATGAAATCTAACTATCAAAATCTCATTGAAGAACTTGCCCGTCTGGAAATTATCACCGATCCGGGGCAAGTGGCGAAACTTTCCTTAGATTATTATCATTTTAGTCCCATTTTAGAGGCACAACTGCAAGATAAACGGGCTGATTTAGTCATTCGTCCCCACAATAGCCAAGAGGTTATTGACATCGCTAAAACCTGCGTTAAATACCAAATTCCTTTAACAGTTAGAGGTGCGGGTACAGGTAATTATGGTCAATGTGTTCCCTTGCAGGGCGGAGTAATTTTAGACACAACCAAACTAACAAAAATTATCTCGATCGAACCGGGTACAGCGCGAGTAGAAGCGGG is a genomic window containing:
- a CDS encoding photosystem II protein Y, translated to MDWRVLIVLTPLLIAGGWAVFNIGAAALRQAQQFLSKQS